In Deferribacteraceae bacterium V6Fe1, one genomic interval encodes:
- a CDS encoding ABC transporter ATP-binding protein: protein MDKIKRIWSYFSKYKIYIVFSIIFSLFVAASNGASAYLIKPALDGIFINKDKEKLVIMPILIVLVYLIKGIFRFGQNYLMRKTGQKVIEEIRNDLFDKIIMLPMRFFSNNQTGVLMSRITNDVNLMQNSIPSFVTGMREVFSIIGLAAVVLYQDLYLGSFALFILPLLVLPIVKIGKKIKKYSKKGQSQMGGISSVLQESFSGVQVVKAFAMEDKEKEKFKENNRKFVNYEIRKMFYNEISSPLMELIGAIGIGLVVYYGGLKVISGASTPGTFFSFMAAIMMMYDPFKRINTANNSIQAAIGAAERVFEMMDTENEILQNNGTLKCDAKDKDIVFDNVSFAYDNELVLKDINLHIKSGSKIALVGSSGAGKSTFIKLIPRFYDVTTGSIKIGDIDIRDFDVHSLRKNIGIVTQDTFLFNESVKYNISYGMDNVAEEEIYKAAKYAFADEFINQLPEKYDTIIGERGVRLSGGQKQRITIARAILKNPPILILDEATSALDSESEKIVQKALENLMKGRTSIVIAHRLSTVLDSDYIVVLDKGEIKGIGNHEELLKASDIYKRLYEIQFKDG, encoded by the coding sequence TTGGATAAGATAAAACGAATCTGGTCGTATTTTAGTAAATATAAAATTTATATAGTATTTTCAATTATTTTTTCTTTGTTCGTAGCTGCTAGCAACGGTGCGAGTGCATATTTGATAAAACCGGCACTGGATGGTATTTTCATCAATAAGGACAAGGAAAAACTTGTTATTATGCCTATTTTGATAGTTTTGGTTTATCTAATTAAGGGTATTTTTAGGTTTGGGCAAAACTACCTAATGAGAAAAACCGGGCAAAAGGTAATCGAAGAAATAAGAAACGATTTATTTGACAAAATTATTATGCTCCCGATGCGCTTTTTTTCAAACAATCAAACCGGTGTGTTGATGTCAAGGATAACAAATGATGTAAACTTGATGCAAAATTCCATCCCTTCATTTGTTACAGGAATGAGAGAAGTGTTCTCCATTATAGGTCTTGCGGCAGTGGTACTTTACCAAGATTTATATCTCGGCTCTTTTGCTCTTTTCATACTCCCACTGCTTGTGCTTCCGATAGTCAAAATCGGGAAAAAGATAAAAAAGTATAGCAAAAAAGGGCAAAGTCAGATGGGTGGAATCTCATCGGTATTACAGGAATCCTTTTCAGGGGTGCAGGTAGTAAAAGCCTTTGCAATGGAAGATAAAGAGAAAGAAAAATTTAAAGAAAATAATCGCAAGTTTGTAAATTATGAAATCAGGAAAATGTTTTATAATGAAATAAGTTCACCATTAATGGAACTGATAGGTGCCATCGGTATTGGTCTTGTTGTATATTATGGTGGCTTAAAGGTTATTAGCGGCGCATCAACTCCCGGTACTTTTTTCTCATTTATGGCTGCAATTATGATGATGTATGATCCTTTCAAAAGGATAAACACCGCAAACAACAGTATCCAAGCTGCTATCGGAGCCGCCGAACGTGTCTTTGAAATGATGGATACGGAAAATGAAATTTTACAAAACAATGGGACACTTAAATGTGACGCAAAAGATAAGGACATTGTTTTTGATAATGTTAGTTTTGCTTACGATAATGAACTTGTTTTAAAAGATATTAACTTACACATTAAAAGTGGTTCAAAGATTGCTTTAGTGGGCTCAAGTGGTGCCGGAAAGTCAACTTTTATAAAGCTTATTCCAAGATTTTATGATGTTACAACGGGCAGTATAAAAATCGGGGACATAGACATAAGAGATTTTGATGTGCATTCTCTAAGAAAAAATATAGGAATAGTAACACAGGACACATTTTTATTTAATGAATCTGTCAAATATAATATCTCTTACGGTATGGATAACGTAGCTGAAGAAGAAATTTATAAGGCTGCAAAATATGCGTTTGCAGATGAATTTATTAATCAATTGCCGGAAAAATATGACACAATAATTGGAGAAAGGGGCGTCAGACTTTCAGGCGGACAAAAACAAAGAATAACAATAGCAAGGGCAATTTTAAAAAACCCGCCCATACTTATATTAGATGAAGCCACAAGTGCACTCGACTCCGAATCCGAAAAAATTGTTCAAAAAGCCTTAGAAAATCTTATGAAAGGGCGGACAAGTATTGTAATTGCTCACAGATTGTCTACGGTACTCGATTCTGACTATATCGTTGTTTTAGATAAGGGTGAAATCAAAGGTATCGGTAATCATGAAGAGTTATTGAAAGCTTCAGATATATACAAACGACTATATGAAATACAATTTAAAGATGGTTAA
- the hemW gene encoding radical SAM family heme chaperone HemW, with protein sequence MKGLYIHIPFCKSKCKYCGFFSQTDYSDSLVEKYLKKVIEYINIFEIKDFSTIYIGGGTPTSISWRLFDKFLLNLSKTVFWDKIAEFTIEANPESLTKEHLDVFKSYSVSRISMGVQSMDDEVLKFLGRVHTKSDVIRAVNLVNKILPNTALNIDIIFDIPKIEPAIIIDSLDTIIRINPEHISAYSYSFDTDFLPQHLEVEESQFLKIKEMLQENSYKKYEISNFAKEGFESIHNRLYWEMKEYLGIGAGASSMLIKGDKRVRFSFPKSVTEFLETPSLTDFEVIEEKVELLKEDLIFGLRLIEGVNLNVLNNRYGKLVEKIIKKCDKLFTENLLRYKGESVCLTEKGELYLDFVQQYLWEL encoded by the coding sequence ATGAAAGGACTCTATATACATATACCTTTTTGCAAAAGCAAGTGCAAATACTGCGGATTCTTCTCTCAAACAGATTACTCAGATTCTCTTGTAGAGAAGTATCTGAAAAAAGTAATAGAATATATTAATATCTTTGAGATTAAAGATTTTTCTACGATTTATATTGGTGGTGGCACCCCTACATCTATTTCTTGGAGATTATTTGATAAATTTTTGCTGAATCTTTCAAAGACTGTTTTTTGGGATAAAATTGCTGAATTTACTATCGAAGCAAACCCTGAAAGTCTTACTAAAGAACATTTGGATGTTTTTAAATCGTATTCTGTTTCCAGAATAAGCATGGGTGTTCAAAGTATGGATGACGAAGTATTAAAATTTTTGGGAAGGGTACATACAAAATCAGATGTAATTAGAGCAGTAAATTTAGTGAATAAAATTTTGCCAAACACTGCCTTAAATATCGATATTATATTTGACATACCAAAAATTGAGCCTGCAATAATTATCGATTCTTTGGATACGATAATAAGAATAAATCCTGAGCATATTTCTGCATATTCATATAGCTTTGACACGGATTTTTTACCGCAACATCTTGAAGTGGAAGAAAGTCAATTTTTAAAAATTAAAGAGATGCTGCAAGAGAATTCATACAAAAAGTATGAGATTTCAAATTTTGCCAAAGAAGGCTTTGAAAGTATCCATAACAGGCTTTACTGGGAAATGAAAGAATATTTGGGAATTGGTGCGGGAGCAAGCTCGATGCTTATTAAAGGTGATAAGAGGGTTAGATTTTCTTTTCCTAAAAGTGTAACTGAATTTTTGGAAACTCCTTCCCTTACAGACTTTGAGGTTATAGAAGAAAAAGTTGAGCTTCTAAAAGAGGATTTGATATTTGGGCTGAGGTTAATTGAAGGTGTAAATTTGAATGTTTTAAATAATAGATATGGAAAGCTGGTTGAAAAAATAATTAAAAAATGCGATAAGCTATTTACTGAAAATTTGTTACGTTATAAAGGGGAGAGTGTATGTCTCACGGAAAAAGGGGAGCTTTATTTGGACTTTGTGCAGCAGTATTTGTGGGAATTATAG
- the galE gene encoding UDP-glucose 4-epimerase GalE, producing the protein MKILITGGAGYIGSHVVKQLGDYTGHEIVVLDNLVTGFRESVLYGKFVEADLSDWNFVADFMKKEQFDAIIHFAASLIVPESVVNPLKYYLNNTANTANLIKCAVESGVKKFIFSSTAATYGEPDKKYIPINEECPTNPINPYGMSKLMSENILRDAAKAHENFKYVILRYFNVAGADVGGRIGQSTKDATHLIKVAAEAATGKRDKILVFGTDYDTPDGSCIRDYIHVDDLASAHLLALDYLDDNDSDIFNCGYSRGYSVLEVLNTMKKVTGVNFKVEITGRRAGDPAELVADNKKIVSKLKFNPKYNDLELICKTAYEWEKRLEAK; encoded by the coding sequence ATGAAAATTTTGATAACGGGCGGAGCAGGATATATTGGCAGTCATGTAGTAAAACAGCTAGGTGACTATACCGGCCATGAGATAGTTGTTTTGGATAACCTCGTGACAGGGTTTAGAGAGTCTGTTTTATATGGCAAATTTGTCGAGGCAGATCTTTCCGATTGGAATTTTGTCGCAGATTTTATGAAAAAAGAGCAATTTGATGCAATTATTCATTTTGCTGCAAGTCTTATCGTCCCTGAAAGTGTGGTAAATCCTTTGAAATATTATCTCAATAATACTGCCAATACTGCCAATCTTATAAAATGTGCCGTTGAGAGCGGAGTAAAGAAATTTATATTTTCTTCCACAGCCGCCACATATGGTGAGCCTGATAAAAAGTATATCCCCATAAATGAAGAATGCCCAACCAATCCTATAAATCCTTATGGTATGAGCAAGCTAATGAGTGAAAATATACTTAGGGATGCGGCCAAAGCACATGAAAACTTCAAATATGTAATTTTGCGATATTTTAATGTGGCCGGTGCCGATGTTGGTGGGCGAATAGGCCAATCCACAAAAGATGCTACTCACCTGATTAAGGTTGCAGCCGAAGCAGCAACAGGTAAGAGGGATAAAATTTTGGTTTTTGGAACAGATTATGATACGCCGGATGGCAGCTGCATCAGAGATTATATTCATGTAGATGATTTGGCTTCAGCACATCTGCTTGCACTTGATTATCTTGATGATAATGATAGCGATATATTTAATTGTGGTTATTCAAGGGGTTATTCTGTCCTTGAAGTATTAAACACTATGAAAAAGGTTACGGGGGTTAATTTTAAAGTAGAAATTACTGGTAGAAGGGCAGGGGATCCGGCTGAGCTTGTGGCAGATAATAAAAAGATTGTTAGTAAATTAAAATTTAACCCTAAATATAATGACTTGGAGCTGATATGTAAAACAGCTTACGAATGGGAAAAAAGGCTTGAAGCTAAATAG
- a CDS encoding SRPBCC family protein, with amino-acid sequence MKLNRLYREQKINAGINEVWDYFSSPSNLPVITPDWLNFEIISVVPDDMYEGLIIEYKVSPILNIPFKWITEITYVNKPYFFVDEQRFGPYKFWHHKHFFKELDDGSTLMSDEVHYIVTFNFLDKMLIAKRLKSIFDYRFKKIEEIFNKR; translated from the coding sequence TTGAAGCTAAATAGACTGTATAGAGAGCAAAAAATTAATGCAGGAATTAATGAGGTTTGGGATTATTTTTCATCCCCTTCCAACCTGCCGGTAATTACCCCAGATTGGCTTAATTTTGAAATTATTTCAGTGGTGCCGGATGATATGTATGAGGGATTAATTATAGAATATAAAGTTTCTCCAATATTAAATATCCCATTTAAATGGATTACTGAGATTACTTATGTAAATAAGCCTTATTTTTTTGTTGATGAACAACGATTTGGACCGTATAAATTTTGGCATCATAAACATTTTTTTAAAGAGCTTGATGATGGCTCGACTTTAATGAGCGATGAGGTTCATTATATTGTTACTTTTAATTTTTTGGATAAAATGTTAATTGCTAAGAGGCTAAAGAGCATTTTTGATTACAGATTTAAAAAAATCGAAGAAATTTTTAACAAGAGGTGA
- the glmU gene encoding bifunctional UDP-N-acetylglucosamine diphosphorylase/glucosamine-1-phosphate N-acetyltransferase GlmU, whose amino-acid sequence MSLKVVILAAGKGTRMKSEKPKVLFEVAGKPMIDYVVDEAKKLNPEEIVVIVGNQSELVRAHLKDKGVVFVEQTEQKGTGHALMCARDKIEGKEQNILVLCGDMPLVKHETLVKFIDSAKGSKVSFISVKVQNPTGYGRVIRGADKKVLKIVEEKDSNDNEKKVNEINTGVYLVNSKILLERLSMLTNENAQGEYYLTDIVKSGADVYMADDEQEFIGINDKYQLSVASKVIWKRMAIEHMKNGVQILDFENCYIDEDVKIGIDTVIYPNVYLFGKTEIGLRCKIYPGVHIVDSVIEDDVEIKDNSFITESFVGAKSSVGPMAQLRPGTKLLGENKIGNFVETKKALIGKGSKASHLTYLGDCEIGENVNVGCGTITCNYDGISKHKTIIGDNVFVGSDVQFVAPVKIGSNSLIGAGSTITKDVPDGALAVTRAEQKNIEGWVEKWRAKKMKMRGE is encoded by the coding sequence ATGAGTCTTAAAGTAGTTATCCTTGCCGCAGGAAAAGGGACAAGAATGAAGTCTGAGAAGCCTAAAGTACTATTTGAAGTTGCCGGAAAACCTATGATTGATTATGTAGTGGATGAAGCAAAAAAACTAAACCCGGAAGAGATAGTTGTAATCGTAGGTAATCAGAGTGAGCTTGTAAGAGCCCATTTAAAAGATAAAGGTGTTGTTTTTGTTGAGCAAACCGAGCAAAAAGGGACAGGGCACGCTCTAATGTGTGCAAGAGATAAAATAGAAGGTAAAGAGCAAAATATTTTGGTATTGTGTGGCGATATGCCGCTTGTTAAACATGAAACTTTGGTTAAGTTTATTGATTCAGCCAAAGGTAGCAAAGTTAGTTTTATTTCTGTTAAGGTTCAAAATCCGACAGGTTATGGAAGAGTTATTCGCGGGGCGGATAAAAAGGTCTTAAAGATTGTAGAAGAAAAGGATTCCAACGACAATGAGAAAAAAGTAAATGAAATCAATACAGGTGTTTACCTCGTAAATTCCAAAATACTACTTGAAAGATTAAGCATGCTTACAAATGAAAATGCTCAAGGGGAATATTATCTTACAGATATAGTCAAAAGCGGGGCTGATGTATATATGGCTGACGATGAGCAGGAGTTTATAGGGATTAATGATAAATATCAATTATCTGTCGCATCAAAGGTGATTTGGAAAAGAATGGCGATAGAGCATATGAAAAACGGCGTACAAATACTGGATTTTGAAAATTGCTATATTGATGAAGATGTTAAAATAGGTATTGATACGGTAATATATCCAAATGTGTATCTGTTTGGTAAAACTGAGATAGGCCTAAGATGTAAGATTTATCCGGGTGTTCATATTGTCGATTCGGTAATAGAGGATGATGTGGAGATTAAGGATAATTCCTTTATAACTGAATCATTTGTCGGGGCAAAATCTTCGGTAGGGCCTATGGCTCAGTTAAGGCCGGGGACAAAACTTCTTGGAGAAAACAAAATAGGTAATTTTGTGGAAACAAAAAAAGCCTTGATTGGAAAGGGCTCTAAAGCAAGTCACCTGACATATCTTGGAGATTGTGAAATTGGTGAAAATGTAAATGTAGGTTGTGGTACAATTACTTGTAATTACGATGGTATTTCCAAGCATAAAACAATTATCGGAGATAATGTATTTGTTGGTAGTGATGTCCAATTTGTGGCACCTGTTAAAATAGGCTCAAACTCATTGATTGGAGCTGGCTCTACTATTACTAAGGATGTTCCTGACGGAGCATTGGCTGTGACAAGGGCTGAGCAAAAGAATATCGAAGGTTGGGTGGAAAAATGGCGTGCTAAAAAGATGAAGATGAGGGGTGAATAA
- the glmS gene encoding glutamine--fructose-6-phosphate transaminase (isomerizing): protein MCGIVAYIGSKNAPNVLIDGLTKLEYRGYDSAGIAVINKDKIDVYRSVGKLINLKNMLDEKKPVSNIGIGHTRWATHGKPSYENAHPHSSFGISLVHNGIIENYLDIKRNLADKGYKFESETDTEVIAHLIHSNYKDDIFEAVKVSVKQIKGSFALAVISVNEPDKIILARHDSPLVIGISEGENFAASDIPALISYTNKFIFLEENDIAILTKDSVTCFDFEGKKTDREIKIVDINPVMAEKAGYKHFMQKEIFEQPRAIIDTIRGKYSLENGELLLDELKSIDIKKYRRVNIVACGTSWHAGLIGKFYIEKFAKIPVEVDIASEYRYRDNIIDEETLFIAISQSGETADTIAAMRLAKSRGAGILSICNVIGSTIPRESDATFFTHAGPEIGVASTKAFTTQVIAMLMLALYFAQAKQTLKQEEVKNILTEILKLPEKMEVALKLDSYIEEMAKEFKSFSSFLYLGRNVNYPIALEGALKLKEISYIHAEGYPAGEMKHGPIALIDKKMPVFIIATDSKVYDKVLANIQEVKARDGIVIATVTEGNKDVEKFTEYCIKLPEVIEELSVFLNSVVIQLLAYHISAELGLDVDQPRNLAKSVTVE, encoded by the coding sequence ATGTGCGGAATTGTTGCGTATATTGGCTCTAAAAATGCTCCTAATGTTTTGATAGATGGTCTGACAAAGCTTGAATATAGAGGGTATGATTCTGCCGGGATTGCAGTAATTAATAAGGATAAAATTGATGTTTATAGAAGTGTAGGCAAACTTATTAATCTAAAGAATATGTTAGATGAAAAAAAACCGGTTTCAAATATTGGAATTGGTCATACAAGATGGGCAACTCACGGTAAACCTTCCTATGAAAATGCTCATCCCCATTCTTCATTTGGTATATCACTCGTCCACAACGGAATTATAGAAAATTACCTTGATATAAAGAGGAATTTGGCTGATAAAGGGTATAAATTTGAATCTGAAACGGATACAGAAGTAATAGCTCACCTTATTCATTCAAATTACAAAGATGACATATTTGAAGCTGTAAAGGTGTCTGTCAAACAAATTAAAGGCTCATTTGCTTTGGCTGTTATTTCAGTTAATGAACCTGATAAAATCATTTTGGCAAGGCATGACAGCCCTTTGGTTATAGGTATTTCAGAAGGTGAAAACTTTGCCGCAAGTGATATCCCTGCACTTATTAGCTATACGAATAAATTTATCTTTTTAGAAGAGAATGACATAGCTATACTTACAAAAGATTCAGTGACATGCTTCGATTTTGAGGGGAAAAAGACGGATAGAGAAATCAAAATTGTAGATATTAACCCTGTAATGGCTGAAAAAGCAGGTTACAAGCATTTTATGCAGAAAGAGATATTTGAGCAACCAAGAGCCATAATTGATACAATTAGAGGGAAGTATTCACTTGAAAATGGTGAGCTTCTTTTAGATGAGTTAAAAAGTATAGATATTAAAAAATATAGAAGGGTTAATATTGTAGCATGTGGGACTAGTTGGCATGCAGGGCTTATTGGTAAATTTTATATTGAAAAGTTTGCAAAAATTCCTGTGGAGGTGGATATTGCCTCTGAATACAGGTATAGGGACAATATAATCGATGAGGAAACATTATTTATTGCAATAAGTCAATCCGGAGAGACAGCCGATACTATTGCTGCCATGAGGTTAGCTAAAAGTAGAGGTGCAGGTATTTTGTCCATCTGCAACGTAATAGGCTCAACAATTCCAAGGGAATCTGATGCAACATTTTTTACACATGCGGGGCCTGAGATTGGTGTTGCTTCTACTAAAGCTTTTACCACTCAAGTGATTGCTATGCTTATGCTTGCTCTATACTTTGCTCAGGCGAAGCAAACTCTTAAACAAGAAGAAGTAAAAAATATTTTAACTGAGATTTTAAAATTACCTGAAAAAATGGAAGTTGCACTAAAACTTGATAGTTATATCGAAGAGATGGCAAAGGAGTTTAAAAGCTTTTCAAGCTTTTTATATCTTGGAAGAAATGTAAATTACCCCATTGCACTTGAAGGTGCCTTAAAGTTAAAAGAGATTAGTTACATTCATGCGGAAGGCTATCCGGCAGGTGAGATGAAGCATGGGCCTATTGCATTAATTGATAAAAAGATGCCTGTCTTTATAATTGCAACTGATTCTAAGGTTTATGATAAGGTCCTTGCAAATATTCAAGAGGTAAAGGCAAGGGACGGAATTGTAATTGCTACTGTTACGGAAGGGAATAAGGATGTGGAAAAGTTTACCGAATACTGCATAAAATTACCTGAAGTAATTGAAGAGCTTTCTGTGTTTTTAAACTCTGTTGTTATTCAGCTACTTGCATACCATATTTCAGCAGAGCTTGGTCTTGATGTGGATCAACCGAGAAATCTTGCAAAAAGTGTTACGGTAGAATAA
- a CDS encoding TrpB-like pyridoxal phosphate-dependent enzyme, translating into MHKIYLDAKEMPTQWYNILADLPTPMEPPISPFTGKPVTLDELKAIFPQPLIEQEMSQERWIDIPEKVLDILSIWRPSPLIRAKRLEEALGTPAKIYFKYEGVSPAGSHKPNTAVAQAYYNKISGINKLTTETGAGQWGSALSVACKMFEMSCRVYMVKVSYHQKPYRKSFMHMFGAEVIPSPSEFTNSGREILKKNPNSNGSLGIAISEAVEEAAGREDTNYALGSVLNHVLLHQTVIGLEAKKQLEKVGDYPDKVFASCGGGSNFGGIAFPFVRDKIVEDKNVECVAVEPASCPTLTKGVFAYDYGDVAKLTPIMKMFTLGHDFEPPAIHAGGLRYHGDSPIVSKLYKDGLISAESVLQSEVFKYGMLFAQTEGIVPAPESAHAIAATVKEALRCKDEGKEKTLLLCLSGHGFFDMASYDAYLDGKLEDFEYPEEEIRKSMENLPKI; encoded by the coding sequence ATGCATAAAATATATTTAGACGCAAAAGAGATGCCTACACAATGGTACAATATTTTGGCTGACCTGCCCACGCCGATGGAGCCGCCTATCAGCCCTTTTACAGGCAAACCTGTAACTCTCGATGAACTTAAGGCAATATTTCCACAACCATTAATTGAGCAAGAGATGTCACAAGAACGATGGATTGATATCCCTGAAAAAGTTCTTGATATACTTTCTATTTGGAGACCTTCCCCTTTAATAAGGGCAAAAAGATTAGAAGAAGCATTGGGGACACCTGCAAAAATTTATTTTAAATATGAAGGTGTTTCACCTGCAGGAAGTCATAAGCCAAATACAGCTGTTGCTCAAGCCTATTATAACAAAATTTCAGGTATAAACAAACTAACTACGGAAACAGGTGCAGGGCAATGGGGGAGTGCTCTTTCAGTTGCATGTAAAATGTTTGAGATGAGCTGTCGTGTTTACATGGTAAAAGTAAGCTATCATCAAAAACCTTATAGAAAATCATTCATGCACATGTTTGGAGCTGAAGTAATCCCAAGCCCGTCCGAATTTACAAACTCAGGACGTGAAATTTTGAAGAAAAATCCAAACTCAAACGGAAGCCTTGGCATTGCAATCAGTGAAGCTGTGGAAGAAGCAGCAGGTAGAGAAGATACAAATTACGCTCTTGGAAGCGTGCTAAACCATGTACTTCTTCATCAAACAGTTATTGGGCTTGAAGCTAAAAAACAGCTTGAAAAAGTTGGAGATTATCCCGACAAAGTATTTGCCTCTTGCGGTGGCGGGTCAAATTTTGGTGGTATCGCATTCCCTTTTGTCAGAGATAAAATCGTAGAAGATAAAAATGTAGAGTGTGTGGCTGTTGAGCCTGCAAGCTGCCCTACCCTTACTAAAGGGGTATTCGCTTATGATTACGGTGATGTTGCTAAATTAACACCTATAATGAAAATGTTTACCTTAGGTCACGATTTTGAACCGCCTGCAATTCATGCAGGAGGTCTTAGATATCACGGTGACTCACCTATTGTCAGCAAACTATATAAAGATGGACTTATAAGTGCCGAAAGTGTCCTTCAATCAGAAGTATTTAAGTACGGTATGCTGTTTGCTCAAACTGAAGGTATAGTTCCTGCTCCTGAATCTGCTCATGCCATAGCTGCTACCGTAAAAGAAGCTCTGAGATGTAAAGATGAAGGAAAAGAGAAAACTCTTCTTCTTTGTTTGAGCGGTCATGGTTTCTTTGATATGGCAAGTTATGATGCATATCTTGATGGAAAACTTGAAGATTTTGAATATCCTGAAGAAGAAATTAGAAAATCAATGGAAAACCTTCCTAAAATATAA
- a CDS encoding PilZ domain-containing protein, whose amino-acid sequence MIVIKIRTLYENDIKTHYGNIIKTENNEIVVNIKTKEIDENFIKVWATFSENNQLKVFEVESVKLESNTLTLKGLKKIDFDSEREYNRIDYKGIFKIKKVEPGEKRKYVILSENNTFASKSSLAQKVKNVIPNESLNNQLILKFLLEMNNKLDDIITLLKNNEISTDLISVNAVDISGGGLSFFSKEIFNENDTIYLEGEIAESYYKIKLSVLCKIVSIIKTPKGFIYGANYDNIDREIREEIIKFIFEKERELIKGSKNR is encoded by the coding sequence ATGATAGTGATTAAGATAAGAACACTTTACGAAAATGATATTAAAACCCATTACGGTAACATAATCAAAACCGAAAATAATGAGATTGTGGTCAACATCAAAACAAAAGAAATAGACGAAAACTTTATCAAAGTATGGGCAACATTCTCTGAAAATAATCAGCTCAAAGTATTTGAAGTTGAAAGCGTTAAACTTGAAAGTAATACATTGACTTTAAAGGGACTTAAAAAGATAGACTTTGACTCTGAAAGAGAATACAATAGAATTGATTATAAAGGAATTTTTAAGATAAAAAAGGTTGAACCGGGTGAAAAGCGCAAGTATGTAATTCTATCTGAAAATAACACATTCGCATCCAAAAGCTCCCTTGCTCAAAAGGTGAAAAATGTAATTCCAAACGAAAGCCTTAATAATCAGCTTATCCTGAAGTTTTTACTTGAAATGAACAATAAGCTTGATGATATTATTACCCTGCTCAAAAATAACGAAATCTCAACAGACCTAATATCTGTAAATGCAGTTGATATAAGTGGTGGCGGTCTAAGCTTTTTTTCAAAAGAGATTTTTAATGAAAATGACACTATTTACCTTGAAGGTGAAATTGCCGAGTCTTATTATAAAATCAAGTTGTCTGTCTTATGCAAAATTGTAAGCATAATAAAGACACCAAAGGGTTTTATATATGGAGCAAATTATGATAATATTGACAGAGAGATAAGGGAAGAGATAATAAAATTTATTTTTGAAAAAGAGAGAGAGCTGATTAAAGGGTCAAAAAACAGATGA
- a CDS encoding protein-glutamate O-methyltransferase CheR, giving the protein MIGAGTIKLKDDEFAELSDIIYKHSGITFSATKKYLLENRLSRRIQELNFNSFKDYIYYLKYDIKKMQEMITLLNLVTINETYFLRERPQMDYLVNKVIPELISKGKRSIKIWSAASSTGEEPYSIAILLKESGLLGKVRVDIFASDINTEVLETAKKGEYRTVSFRGVPPTIINKYFEKDGFVYKLSPEIKSMVTFFKANLVERMASSRVGTADVIFCRNVLIYFDIPAKQKVMEMFYNTLSPKGFLFLGHSETLNKITDKFKMLNFGGGIVYIKE; this is encoded by the coding sequence ATGATTGGGGCAGGCACTATAAAACTGAAAGATGATGAGTTTGCCGAGCTTTCAGATATAATTTACAAACACTCTGGAATTACGTTTAGCGCTACAAAGAAATATCTTCTTGAAAACAGACTCTCAAGAAGGATACAAGAGCTTAATTTTAACTCATTCAAAGATTATATCTACTATCTCAAGTATGATATTAAAAAAATGCAGGAAATGATAACCCTGTTAAACCTTGTTACAATTAATGAAACCTATTTCCTTAGGGAAAGACCGCAAATGGATTATCTTGTAAATAAAGTAATTCCTGAGCTTATTTCCAAAGGAAAGAGAAGTATTAAGATATGGTCAGCAGCATCATCAACAGGTGAGGAGCCATATTCTATTGCAATTTTACTAAAAGAATCAGGGCTTCTTGGAAAAGTAAGGGTTGATATTTTTGCATCCGATATCAATACTGAAGTCCTTGAAACTGCCAAAAAAGGTGAATATCGGACGGTTTCTTTCAGAGGGGTACCACCAACCATAATCAATAAATATTTTGAAAAAGATGGCTTTGTTTACAAACTTTCTCCTGAAATAAAGAGTATGGTAACCTTTTTTAAAGCAAACCTTGTAGAAAGGATGGCCTCATCAAGAGTTGGCACAGCAGACGTTATTTTTTGCAGAAATGTACTCATCTATTTCGATATCCCTGCTAAGCAAAAGGTTATGGAAATGTTTTACAACACACTTTCACCAAAAGGATTTTTATTTTTAGGACATTCCGAGACACTAAACAAAATCACCGACAAATTTAAAATGTTAAACTTTGGCGGAGGAATTGTTTACATAAAGGAGTGA